Part of the Sulfuricurvum sp. genome is shown below.
GTCACACTGACGCCGTGAGCTTAAATGCCCCTCTAAAAATAGCTCCAATGAGCGTTGCAATAATGGCGAATCACATTGAATAGCTACTTTCACTATGCTCACCCTCCATTAGTTTGAATACACTATATTAATTATTGTCGGTATTTTAGCATAGATTATTGGTCACGTAAGTATTCTACGAATTTTCATTGAGTGAAAATATATGGTAATGCTCCTCTGTATTGTGCTTGGCGTAATACATAGCTTCATCAGCACTTTTAAGTAATTCTGATCTCTCAGTACCGTGATCAGGATACATAGCGATACCGATACTGAGTGAAGGCTGGAGAGTGTATTCCTCTATTTGGACAACTTTGTGTGCTTTTTCCATCAGATGTTGAGCAATTTGAATCGCTTCATAGCTATTTGAAATGGTTTCAAGAATCACCACAAATTCATCTCCCCCTAACCGTGCAACGATATCTTCTGATCTTACCCCTTCTTTTAAAGCATTGGCAACTGTTTGTAATAAAACATCCCCAATATCATGTCCCATCGTATCATTCACCTCTTTAAACCGGTTAAGATCAATAAAGAATAAGGCAAATTTTTGCTGCGTATAGTGTGCACGAAGAAGTATTTGATCGAATTTTTGCTCGAAGTAAAGGCGATTTGCTAATCCTGTTAAGGTATCGGTATGAGCATTATCATAAAGCTGTTGTTCATACGCTTTTTGCATACTAATATCAGTCAGGATAGAAACATAACGGATCAACTTATTATTTTCATCATAAACAGCATTAATACTTTGCAATGATGGATAAATAGAAGCATCTTTACGTTTATTCCATATTTCTCCATGCCATTTTCCTGTTTTGGCAATTTCATCAAACATCTTTTCATAAAACGAATGATCATGTCGCCCTGATTTGAGAAAATTTGGAGTTCTTCCAACCGCTTCATCTAATGTGAAACCTGTCACATTGCTAAACGCTTCATTAACTTTAATAATATTTTTCTTAGCATCCGTGATAAAAATAGCCTCCTGTGAATTTTCAAAAACAACAGCAGAAAGAAGTAATTCTGCTTCTCTCTTTTTAAAATCACGTATGTCTTCAACACTCAACCATATATAGTGAATCTTTTTCATCATTACCAGCTCACCGGAAAGCTTAATCGGAATCCGTTCACTGTTACTGTTAATATAGCAACTTTCACATGTGGGAAGCGTACCTGTCTCTATGAGACGCTTTATCTGCTTTTTTTCATTATCGACATATTTTTCATCAAGCAAATCAAAATAATTGAAAGCTAAAATTTCTTCAAGCGTTCGACCTACAATTTTTAGAAATGTATAGTTTGCATCAATAATTTCTCCATCTATCGTGCATAATACTAATCCTGTAGATGACTTGGAGATAAGTAAACGGTTGAATTGACGGGAGTCATCAATCTCACGAACAAGAGGATTAACAAAAAACCAAAAGATGATACTACTTATGACTGCTAGTAATGATGTAAAAAGGAATGCATAAGTTGCAGCTTTAATATAGGGGGCTCGAATTTCATCCAAATCTATTTTCGCAACAAGGCCCCACCCCAAATCAGGAATCGGCTTATAAGCAGCAAGAACAGAAGCCCCTCGATAATCCAACATCACATCAACTCCACTTTTTCCACTAAGGGCCCGACGCATCGGTTCGGCAAAAGAGGAATTCCACGGTATATTTACCTGTTTTTTTTCATCAAAATAGCGTTGTTTCATAATAAATCCGATAGAGCCATTATTACGTTCACCCAGTGTGAATTCTCCAGTGTTTCCAATAGCACCATAGAGAGGAAAAGTTTTATTGATTTGTCGGATAAAATTTGCTGCAACCGATCGCATTTGCATATCTGTTGGGTGTAAATCATGACCCATATAAGCCTGTCGAGCAACTATATCGATCATAACGCTTTGAGTCTCTACAAGATCCATAAGTCGATTTTTTTGCCGCTCAAGTCCAGTGTTGTAGAGTAATCCGATGGATACGATCGCAACAATCAACATATTTATAGATAGCAGAGCAATGAGATAGTATGGCGTGTATTCAATCTTGTTACTTGCGAACGTATCAAGTAAACATGATTTAAGGCTTTTCATGAGCAATTCCGCCCTTGTAGTCAATTTAAAAAATTAACTACAAGCATCATAACGATAGATGGTCACAAAAAAATCTCAAAAAAATCTTAACGAAATAAATTACACCTTGTTTAAGTAATAATGACAACTATAACGTAAATCTTCATCCATATCCATCAAACTCTCCACCATCCATTTCAGATAACTTGGGTCTTTGGTAGCAATCTCTTCAATCCGTTTTTTCGCGTATTTTCCAAACGGCAAACGGTTGAGCAATAGACGTTTTTGAGACATTTCAATCAACTCATCTATCGATGCCAAATCAAGCAGATACTCAAACATCATTTTGGTATGCAGTGCATCGCTAAGAGAATGGTGAGGGGTAAGTGTGACACCACGATTCACAAAATACCCTTTCTCCTGACGATACAAACGGCATTCATACCGCAAAAATTGTAAACTATACCCCTCCAAATCATCCATCAACGCTTTTGAGCATTTGAGGGTATCAATAACACTCCCCTGCCATGTAATTCCCTCTTTTTGTAGCATTGAGAGATCAAATGGGGCATTATGGCTTACTAAAATATTTGTATGGCTATTTAACTCTTCTAAAAGTGCAAAACTGCGTGAATGGTTAAATATTGGAGCTTCTTTTACCATTTCGTTAGTGATATGATGGATTGCACTCGCACTCGGAGGGATTTTTTTACCCGGATTAATCACTTCGTAATGGGTTAGTTCATCACCGATAATAGCAACTGAGCAGATACGATCAGTCGTTTCTAGTCCTGTTGTTTCAGTGTCGATAAAAACTAACATACATTCTCGTGCGGTAGATTTTTTAGAGTTCCCATGAGGTTATGATAGTGCTCTAGGGTACGAAAACTCTTCTCAAATCGCCACGCTAAAATAAAAGAGATAATATCTTTTTTGAGTTCATACTCCACTTTTTCGGCACGTCCATAATAAGCTAATGAGATATTTTTATTCTTGACCTTTGCACTGCTATCATAGAGTATCCCGATAATTTGCGCGTATTTTCCTTCTTTGATTGCCCCTAAATCCTCATCACCTAACGAAATTCCCGAAAGATTGATCGCTTTGAGTTCAAAGAGATCATCAAAATGAGCGATTTTATGGGTAATGTCTAATTTATGATAAAGCTCTTCAAGTGTTTTGAGATTATTTTTACGCTCTAATTCATAACTGGAGATTTGAGCAGTCAGATTTTTGAGACGATCTAATGCTGAACTCATGGGCTCTCCTAATTTTTTCTAAATTATACCACTTTAACCTACTTTGCCCTATAATTGTATACTTTTTTACTTTGGGAATTTTAATGGACTACTTACAAATTCAAGGCCCTACAAAACTTAGCGGAACGGTCACTATATCGGGGGCTAAAAATGCAGCTTTACCTCTTATCACACTCACTTTATTGGCACACAACCAACTCAAAATGTCTAATACTCCCGAAGTAGCCGACATAAAAACCCTTCTCAAACTATTGGGGAATCTCGGTGCAACCTACACCCTCGAAAATCACCTCCTTACCATTGATACCTCTACGGTTAACCATACAATGGCTAACTACGACATCGTTAAGACCATGCGTGCTTCTATTCTCGTACTAGGACCTTTACTCGCCCGTTTCGGTCACTGTGAAGTCTCTCTGCCGGGCGGATGTGCTATCGGTCAACGTCCTATTGATCTGCACCTCAAAGCGATGGAAGCGATGGGAGCAACCATCACTATCCACGCGGGATACGTTCATGCAGTAGCCCCTGAAGGGCTTAAAGGTGCACATATCATTTTCGATAAAATCACCGTTACAGGTACTGCAAACGTCGTTATGGCAGCTGCTCTCGCACACGGTAAAACCGTTTTGGTCAACTGCGCCAAAGAGCCCGAAGTAGTACAACTATGTGAAATCCTCCGCGATAGCGGTATTGACATCAAAGGGATTGGTACAAGCGAACTTACCATTATCGGAACGGGTGGAAAAACCATCGATATGGTTGATTTTGAAGTGATCCCCGATCGTATCGAAGCAGGAACGTATCTATGTGCGGGTGCGATTACCGGTTCAACTATTACACTCGATAAAGTACGTGCTGATCATCTCGATGCTGTTACGGCAAAACTGGAGCAAATGGGGTGCAAAATCGATACTACCGACACTACCATGACCATTCACCCTGCGACAAAGCTTAAACACGTAGAACTCGTCACCCAAGAATACCCCGCTTTTCCTACCGATATGCAAGCACAGTTTTTAGCTTTGGCAACATTGGCTGAGGGGGCGAGTATTATTGAAGAGCGATTATTTGAGAACCGTTTTATGCACGTCAGTGAATTGCAACGTTTAGGGGCAGATATCAAACTTAACGGGCATACGGCTACTGTATTTGGGGGCACACCGCTCTTTGGTGCGGATGTAATGGCAACTGACCTACGGGCTTCGAGTGCATTAGTTCTAGCAGCTATGGCAGCAGAGGGAACTACAAATGTCCATCGTATCTATCATCTCGATCGCGGATACGAAAATTTAGAGCAAAAACTTCAAGCGTTAGGGGCAAAAATAGAGCGCCTAAAAGAGTAGTTACTACTCTCCGCTATGAAATCGTAAATTGGTGATGTAAAAGTCACACGAGCGAACACTTCGTCGACCAAATAATTTCCGTAATAATCTCTTCATGACTTTTTAAAAGCAAAAAACATTCCGACTTAGTAAAAATTGTTTAAATAGAGATTTTTTTAGAAGAGGAAAGAAGACCTTAGAGGTCCCCTTCAATAACATTTTTGAAAGTATTGTAGTAGATATTTTGCATCTCAGGGAGTCTCATGGTTACGTCATTGATGACAAACATATCTCCACCAACTGTTCCGATTTTTTGACACGACAATGAGCCAACCATTGCTTCAAACGTTGCACAATTTTCAGGAGCAACTTCGATGATGGCACGAGACATACTCTCAGCAAAAATATCACGTTCATCACTTACGTTTACAGTAGCAATAACCCCTTTATCACTCACACATGCCATTTTAGCGAGTGCAATCGCAAGACCACCCGAACTACAATCTTTTGCAGATGCTAGAAGTCCTTTTTTATTCGCTTCAATAACAAGATTCCATAACGCACGCTCTTTATCATAATCGATAGCTGGAATTGTCCCCGCAACGACGTTATAAAGCTCTTTCATGTAGAGTGATCCACCAAATTCACTACGGTTTTCACCGACAAGATAGAGCGTATTACCCTCTTTTTGGAATGCAGACATCAATACTTTATGCTGATCTTCATTAACACCAACCATCGCGATGGACGGTGTCGGGAATACGGACTTCCCATTGGTTTCATTATACAGCGATACGTTTCCGCCGATAACAGGGGTATTTAACTCAGAACATGCTTCTTTAATCCCCAAGCACCCTTGACCAAATTGCCACATCACTTCAGGGTTCTCAGGATTGCCGTAGTTGAGACAGTCGGTGATTGCTTTAGGCGTTGCACCACTCATCGCCACGTTACGACCGCTCTCGATTACCGCTGCTGCCGCTCCCGCTTTCGGATCGATAAAACAATAACGAACATTACAGTCGGCACTCATTGCCAAAGCTACACCATTTTCTTTGATACGGATGACGGATGCATCAAGTTCACCCCCTTTTTTGACCGTATTGGTTTGTACCATTGAATCGTATTGCTCATAAATCCAATGTTTATCCACTACTTCCATAGAAGCAATCAATTTCTCAAAAGCTCTTTGATTATCAACCGCATCAAAATCGCTGAGTTTTACATTAGCAATCTCATCGAGATACGCTGGTCTGGACATTGGGCGATCCAATACAGGTGCCTCTTCACTCACGGGATCAACCGGAACCTCAGCACATTTTTCACCGTGCCAGAAAAGCTCCATATTCCCCGTCGCCGTTACTTCACCGATTACGGCGCAATCGAGATCCCATTTTTCGAAAATATCGATAATCGCCTGTTCAGTCCCCTTACGAGCACAGATGAGCATACGTTCTTGTGATTCAGAGAGCATAAACTCATACGGCATCATCCCCTCTTCACGTGCAGGAACTTTATCGAGGTGCATAATCATACCGCTACCTGAGCGTCCCGCCATCTCGAATGAGCTCGACGTTAGTCCCGCCGCTCCCATATCCTGAATCCCGACGACGTAATCGGTTTTGAAAAGCTCCAAACACGCTTCGAGAAGGAGTTTTTCGATAAACGGATCACCCACTTGTACCGTTGGACGAAGCCCTTTAGATGCTTCAGTAAAGCTATCCGAACTCATAACCGCACCACCGAGACCGTCGCGCCCTGTTTTAGATCCAACGTAGATAACCGGATTGCCGATCCCCTCCGCTTTTCCGTAGAAAATCTCATCACTTTTGGCGAGTCCAAGGGTAAATGCATTGACGAGGATATTACCGTTGTAACACTCATCGAAACTTGTCTCTCCGCCGATAGTAGGAACCCCCATACAGTTACCGTATCCGCCGATACCCGATACGACACCGCGCACCAAATAACGCTGATGCGCACTGATGTCATCTTGGTTCAACACGTTTCCGAAACGGAGTGCATTGAGGTTGGCGATAGGACGTGCACCCATGGTAAATACGTCACGCATGATCCCGCCGACTCCCGTCGCTGCCCCTTGATACGGTTCAATAAAACTTGGGTGGTTATGGCTCTCCATTTTGAAAACTGCCGCATATCCGCCGCCGATGTCGATAACACCTGCATTTTCACCCGGTCCTTGGATAACCCAAGGTGCTTTGGTCGGGAAACCGCTCAAATGTTTTTTAGACGATTTGTAACTGCAATGTTCGCTCCACATAGCCGAAAAAATCCCGATTTCAACGAGGTTTGGTTCACGTCCGAGGATTTTTTTGATATGGTCATAATCTCCGAGAGAGAGTTTATGTTGTTTGAGGACTTTTTCGATATCTGGCAGAGGAGTGCTCACAGCATTTTCCTTATGAATTGTTATTATTCCGCGATTATACCAAAGGGAGCACTATACCTCTCTTAAAGGAGAAAAAATAGTAGGCTAATTGCTATTTATAAAAATGTCGTTTGCATCATCGCATCAAACGCATTTACTTTTTCCATCGCTTTAGCAATCAACTCGTTCATTTGAACCGTGTTGATGTTATAGCGTTTAATAAACGGTTGTAACGATTCGATATCCATATTTTCGATATGACGAGCCATTGTTAGCAATTGACCCCATCGCCCTTGCGCTTCAAACATCGCTTCTTCAATCTCAGCGGAGACATGAAGTTTATGCAAAAATTCTCTATGATCCATATTAAGCAATAGATGAATTAACGAGAGCATCCCTACCAAATAAGCGGTATCGAGTTCTTCTCGCGTGTATTTAGGGGTACTCAACATTAATAAACCACTAAGTATTTCAGTCCGATTAATAACCATAAGTAGCAAAGGATGATTCGTGTTTCCACCCGATTTATGAGAAACCAATAATAAAAGCAACCAATTCCCAAATGCTTTTCTCCCTATCAAAGAGATAACTTGTTTCACCGAAGTAATCGTAGAGGAAAAAGAGAAAAAGGAGGAGTTGATAAATTGGAGCATTTGAAGCACTAAGGCATGATCTTGTTCTAGCGCCTTTACAATCACCGATATATCGGCATCACGTTGTAATAAATCCCAAATACGGACAATCGACTCTTGAGACATGGAAAGCGATTCGTTTTCAATCGTATGGGGACGTTTGATATAGTACCCTTGATATAAATCGGCTCCATACTCCTTGTATCGATCAAGAATCTCATGAGTTTCCACTTTTGAGGCAATAACCGCTTGCTTCATTTGTTTTAAACGTTTAAAAATATCGCTGTAGTTTTCATCAGAACTGCGTAATACATCTATCCGAATATAACTTAACCAACTTTTCAAAGATTCAATACGTTCGAGTGTTTTAGAATCGAGAATACAACTGTTTAATCCAAAACGATACCCTTTCTCATGCAAACGCTTTAATACCGTTTCGAGTTCAGGATGAAAAAGTGAAGATTCCAAAATCATCAAAACAAAATGTTCACTGGGAATAGTAGTAACAATATTACTTTGTAAAAATTCAATATCGGCTTTGAGAAATCCTTGATATCCTCCGAGGACACTCTCTAACCCAAATTCGTTGAGGATACGGTTTAAAACAGAAGCGGAAATAGAGATATCGGAAAAATCGGGACTTAACTCTTCATCTCGAAAAAGAATGTCATAACCTGTAATAAGATAATTTTCATTACAAACAGGCTGACGACCGATCAAACTCATAGTTATTCCTTAGTGAAATCTAAAATCAGATTCTTGACGAATATGTTTTTTTAGTAAAAAAATATCAATAAAACTAATTATACCCACTTCAAAATATTTTTTACCACTTGGAAGGATAACACTAAACTCATCCCCCTCACTTTTCCCAAGCATTGCACGTGCGAGCGGTGAATGGACAGAGATAAGACCGATTTCGGGTTCACTCTCCAGTGTCCCGCAAATCGTATAGGTGAACTCTTCATCATTAGCACTATCTATAACCGTTGCCGTCGCACCGAAATGGACACGTGAATGATCGAGAATTGAGGGATCGATAATTTGCGCTTTTTCGATCATCGAATTGAGGTAAAAAAGACGTTTATCGATATGGCGGAGCTTCTCTTTTGCCGCATGATATTCGGCGTTTTCGCTTCGATCCCCCAGCTCTGCCGCACGCTGTTTTTCGACATTGACACGGGGTTTCTCGACATCTTTTAGGTATTTAAACTCTCGCAAGAGTTCATCATATCCTCTTGGTGTCATCGGTTCGTTTTGACTCATTTAGCCATCCTTTTGCCTACATACTATCGAATAATATCCTAGAAACTCCCAGATGATTTTTAACATAGTTTAAAATTGTACTTGACATTGTGTACCAACTAGTCTATAATTGCACCATGAGAACAACAGTAGGCAGACCAAAATCATTTGACGAAGATGAAGTATTAGCACTAGCCATGAACTATTTTTGGGAACATGGGTATGAAAACTCCAGTCTCGATGAGCTTCTTGTAACGATGGGAATCAAAAAAAGTAGTTTTTACCACGCCTTTAAAAACAAAGAGGATCTATTTTCTCGTTGCTTGGATCTTTATGGCAAAACTCTGTTAAACCATTTTGAAATACTAAAAAATGAAATTGGACCTAAAGCTGCGCTTTTAGCACTGAGCGAGGGGATGATTAACGAACTCAAAGAGAGCGGAAAGATAAGAGGGTGTTTGCTTATGAACTCCGGTAAAGAGTGCTACAACCGTCATAGTGCCTTGAGTCATCAGATAGGGGTTGGTCTTCATTTTTTCCTTGAAGCATGTGAGCGATTTGTCAAAGAAGCGCAAGAAAAAGGCGAAATATCTAAAGAAAAAGAGGCAAAGATTATTGCGGGGAGATATATAAACGCATTTAATGGAATGATCGTCACAATCCAAGCAGGAGCTTCGCAAGAGCTTATAGATGATTTGAGAGAAAATTTAAGAGAGTTATTAGAGTAGCTCTAAAATCCAAAAAATGGGTTTTAGAGGTGCTCTTTTTATTTCACTATTTTTGTACCAATCAGTACACTAATACGGTAATGAAAGTGCTCGCGTAAATTTGAGGTGTACAATTTTGTACTGTTTAGTCTAAAATAAAAGGATACCAAATGTGTTTATTGAATATAGTAGAAGAAAATGATGCTACAGGTGTAGTCAAAGCAACGTATGATGAGATTAAAGGGATGTTTGGTGCTGTTCCAGCGGGCTTGAAAATGTGGAGTTTATTACCTGATGGATTACAACATCACTGGGAAGGAATTAAAACAAGTTTTGTGAAAGATATGGAAACACAAAAATTTGAAACAGTATTACGTTATTTGGTCTCTGAGGCAAAAGAGTGTGAATATTGTTTGGGATTTAACGCCGGAATGCTTATTAACAATTTCGGTATGACGCAAGATGAGCTTATAACAATGGTAAAAGATCCATCAACCGCACCTTTGGATGAAAAACATACATCGCTTTTGCTCTTTGCTCTGAAAGTTGCCAATGAACCGACAGCGATAAACAGTGCTGATATTGACA
Proteins encoded:
- a CDS encoding diguanylate cyclase: MKSLKSCLLDTFASNKIEYTPYYLIALLSINMLIVAIVSIGLLYNTGLERQKNRLMDLVETQSVMIDIVARQAYMGHDLHPTDMQMRSVAANFIRQINKTFPLYGAIGNTGEFTLGERNNGSIGFIMKQRYFDEKKQVNIPWNSSFAEPMRRALSGKSGVDVMLDYRGASVLAAYKPIPDLGWGLVAKIDLDEIRAPYIKAATYAFLFTSLLAVISSIIFWFFVNPLVREIDDSRQFNRLLISKSSTGLVLCTIDGEIIDANYTFLKIVGRTLEEILAFNYFDLLDEKYVDNEKKQIKRLIETGTLPTCESCYINSNSERIPIKLSGELVMMKKIHYIWLSVEDIRDFKKREAELLLSAVVFENSQEAIFITDAKKNIIKVNEAFSNVTGFTLDEAVGRTPNFLKSGRHDHSFYEKMFDEIAKTGKWHGEIWNKRKDASIYPSLQSINAVYDENNKLIRYVSILTDISMQKAYEQQLYDNAHTDTLTGLANRLYFEQKFDQILLRAHYTQQKFALFFIDLNRFKEVNDTMGHDIGDVLLQTVANALKEGVRSEDIVARLGGDEFVVILETISNSYEAIQIAQHLMEKAHKVVQIEEYTLQPSLSIGIAMYPDHGTERSELLKSADEAMYYAKHNTEEHYHIFSLNENS
- a CDS encoding exonuclease domain-containing protein: MLVFIDTETTGLETTDRICSVAIIGDELTHYEVINPGKKIPPSASAIHHITNEMVKEAPIFNHSRSFALLEELNSHTNILVSHNAPFDLSMLQKEGITWQGSVIDTLKCSKALMDDLEGYSLQFLRYECRLYRQEKGYFVNRGVTLTPHHSLSDALHTKMMFEYLLDLASIDELIEMSQKRLLLNRLPFGKYAKKRIEEIATKDPSYLKWMVESLMDMDEDLRYSCHYYLNKV
- the murA gene encoding UDP-N-acetylglucosamine 1-carboxyvinyltransferase; protein product: MDYLQIQGPTKLSGTVTISGAKNAALPLITLTLLAHNQLKMSNTPEVADIKTLLKLLGNLGATYTLENHLLTIDTSTVNHTMANYDIVKTMRASILVLGPLLARFGHCEVSLPGGCAIGQRPIDLHLKAMEAMGATITIHAGYVHAVAPEGLKGAHIIFDKITVTGTANVVMAAALAHGKTVLVNCAKEPEVVQLCEILRDSGIDIKGIGTSELTIIGTGGKTIDMVDFEVIPDRIEAGTYLCAGAITGSTITLDKVRADHLDAVTAKLEQMGCKIDTTDTTMTIHPATKLKHVELVTQEYPAFPTDMQAQFLALATLAEGASIIEERLFENRFMHVSELQRLGADIKLNGHTATVFGGTPLFGADVMATDLRASSALVLAAMAAEGTTNVHRIYHLDRGYENLEQKLQALGAKIERLKE
- the purL gene encoding phosphoribosylformylglycinamidine synthase subunit PurL codes for the protein MSTPLPDIEKVLKQHKLSLGDYDHIKKILGREPNLVEIGIFSAMWSEHCSYKSSKKHLSGFPTKAPWVIQGPGENAGVIDIGGGYAAVFKMESHNHPSFIEPYQGAATGVGGIMRDVFTMGARPIANLNALRFGNVLNQDDISAHQRYLVRGVVSGIGGYGNCMGVPTIGGETSFDECYNGNILVNAFTLGLAKSDEIFYGKAEGIGNPVIYVGSKTGRDGLGGAVMSSDSFTEASKGLRPTVQVGDPFIEKLLLEACLELFKTDYVVGIQDMGAAGLTSSSFEMAGRSGSGMIMHLDKVPAREEGMMPYEFMLSESQERMLICARKGTEQAIIDIFEKWDLDCAVIGEVTATGNMELFWHGEKCAEVPVDPVSEEAPVLDRPMSRPAYLDEIANVKLSDFDAVDNQRAFEKLIASMEVVDKHWIYEQYDSMVQTNTVKKGGELDASVIRIKENGVALAMSADCNVRYCFIDPKAGAAAAVIESGRNVAMSGATPKAITDCLNYGNPENPEVMWQFGQGCLGIKEACSELNTPVIGGNVSLYNETNGKSVFPTPSIAMVGVNEDQHKVLMSAFQKEGNTLYLVGENRSEFGGSLYMKELYNVVAGTIPAIDYDKERALWNLVIEANKKGLLASAKDCSSGGLAIALAKMACVSDKGVIATVNVSDERDIFAESMSRAIIEVAPENCATFEAMVGSLSCQKIGTVGGDMFVINDVTMRLPEMQNIYYNTFKNVIEGDL
- a CDS encoding EAL domain-containing protein; its protein translation is MSLIGRQPVCNENYLITGYDILFRDEELSPDFSDISISASVLNRILNEFGLESVLGGYQGFLKADIEFLQSNIVTTIPSEHFVLMILESSLFHPELETVLKRLHEKGYRFGLNSCILDSKTLERIESLKSWLSYIRIDVLRSSDENYSDIFKRLKQMKQAVIASKVETHEILDRYKEYGADLYQGYYIKRPHTIENESLSMSQESIVRIWDLLQRDADISVIVKALEQDHALVLQMLQFINSSFFSFSSTITSVKQVISLIGRKAFGNWLLLLLVSHKSGGNTNHPLLLMVINRTEILSGLLMLSTPKYTREELDTAYLVGMLSLIHLLLNMDHREFLHKLHVSAEIEEAMFEAQGRWGQLLTMARHIENMDIESLQPFIKRYNINTVQMNELIAKAMEKVNAFDAMMQTTFL
- the greA gene encoding transcription elongation factor GreA, giving the protein MSQNEPMTPRGYDELLREFKYLKDVEKPRVNVEKQRAAELGDRSENAEYHAAKEKLRHIDKRLFYLNSMIEKAQIIDPSILDHSRVHFGATATVIDSANDEEFTYTICGTLESEPEIGLISVHSPLARAMLGKSEGDEFSVILPSGKKYFEVGIISFIDIFLLKKHIRQESDFRFH
- a CDS encoding TetR/AcrR family transcriptional regulator, producing the protein MRTTVGRPKSFDEDEVLALAMNYFWEHGYENSSLDELLVTMGIKKSSFYHAFKNKEDLFSRCLDLYGKTLLNHFEILKNEIGPKAALLALSEGMINELKESGKIRGCLLMNSGKECYNRHSALSHQIGVGLHFFLEACERFVKEAQEKGEISKEKEAKIIAGRYINAFNGMIVTIQAGASQELIDDLRENLRELLE